The Nitrospira sp. KM1 genome includes a window with the following:
- a CDS encoding FecR family protein gives MIGSLSMTLFGKLGKVRMTPSDTNQNGGAKLDQRLMREATEWFMRQSASDFSMDQRARLEAWRRTSAAHDRAYKKVAALWEAPEMTLAAKRVAGTAVPADIARISRSGRWKQQRIAAVAATVLLLSLALWSSDLLTWWKADYATAVGERRVVTLTDQSTVTLNTDSAIAVRYEAGRRLIRLLHGEASFAVQPDAARPFTVETHGVTATALGTEFLIRDRQDDVQVTVLHGSVQVDDSRTSAASPVRLVSGDQVTVGPQGPGAVVQVDAASQVAWLQGRLVFVRAPLAEVVRELSRYHRGYVAVWNSSLDSLPVTGIYNLNDPARVITTLADTLPIHLVRLTDHVIVIR, from the coding sequence GTGATCGGCTCATTGTCGATGACGCTGTTCGGCAAGTTAGGCAAGGTGCGCATGACTCCGTCAGATACGAATCAAAATGGCGGTGCTAAACTCGATCAACGTCTCATGCGCGAAGCCACCGAATGGTTCATGCGCCAGTCGGCATCCGATTTTTCCATGGATCAACGTGCGAGGTTGGAAGCCTGGCGGCGGACCAGCGCCGCGCACGATCGCGCGTATAAGAAAGTGGCCGCGCTATGGGAAGCACCGGAAATGACTCTGGCTGCCAAACGGGTGGCGGGGACCGCCGTCCCGGCTGATATCGCGCGCATCTCTCGTTCCGGAAGGTGGAAACAGCAGCGGATCGCGGCAGTCGCGGCGACGGTCTTGCTGCTGAGTCTCGCGCTCTGGTCGAGTGATCTCCTGACCTGGTGGAAGGCCGACTATGCGACTGCCGTCGGAGAGCGCCGCGTCGTGACATTGACGGACCAATCGACCGTCACGTTGAACACCGATTCAGCTATCGCGGTGCGGTACGAGGCGGGCCGGCGCTTGATTCGCCTTCTGCACGGTGAAGCTTCGTTTGCAGTCCAACCGGATGCGGCCCGTCCCTTTACTGTCGAGACACATGGCGTGACGGCGACGGCCCTGGGAACGGAATTTCTGATCCGCGACCGGCAAGACGATGTGCAAGTCACAGTCCTGCACGGTTCGGTGCAAGTGGATGACTCGAGAACATCGGCGGCCTCACCCGTTCGACTGGTCTCCGGGGATCAGGTCACAGTCGGCCCGCAGGGTCCGGGAGCCGTCGTGCAGGTCGATGCCGCCAGTCAGGTTGCGTGGCTTCAGGGACGGCTTGTTTTCGTGAGAGCGCCGCTCGCTGAAGTGGTGCGGGAATTGTCCCGTTACCACCGCGGCTATGTTGCGGTGTGGAATTCTTCGCTCGACTCTCTGCCGGTTACCGGGATCTACAATCTCAACGATCCCGCCCGCGTCATCACGACGTTGGCCGATACGCTTCCGATTCACCTCGTGCGGCTCACGGATCACGTCATCGTCATCCGATAA
- a CDS encoding FecR domain-containing protein produces the protein MDVSFHRHSPSASDRALKWFLRLREPACTDAERVAFEQWLAADGTHRGEYEAITDVWTGLEPVAESPSHELQGQLSQAMKPRGRSPQTARSGSPWRAVGYWTAIAATIVLTSATAWWWIEGKPIVTAYHTAKGEQRSVVLDDGTVMDLNTGTDVTVRMWKRGRQVVVESGEVYFTVAQDPARPFEVLASEGHIHDIGTQFAVYKQPDRVVVSVESGAVNVELPSEGKAISAGHVLNAGERGAYVTHGGWAPLDTVMPKYVAAWRHGTLRFDGVPLSEALSEVERYWPGRVLLVDAALGTTQIRGVFNTRNLAEFFTALPNIVPVEIANRSGDIIISRR, from the coding sequence ATGGACGTCTCGTTTCACAGGCATTCCCCGTCGGCATCCGACAGAGCACTAAAGTGGTTTCTCCGCTTGCGGGAGCCCGCATGCACCGATGCTGAACGAGTTGCATTCGAGCAATGGCTCGCGGCTGATGGAACACATCGAGGCGAGTATGAGGCGATCACAGATGTGTGGACTGGATTGGAACCGGTGGCCGAGAGTCCGAGTCATGAATTGCAGGGCCAACTGTCGCAGGCGATGAAACCCCGTGGCCGAAGCCCACAAACTGCCCGATCCGGATCGCCATGGCGCGCAGTAGGATATTGGACGGCCATCGCCGCTACGATCGTTCTGACGAGCGCCACGGCCTGGTGGTGGATCGAAGGGAAACCGATCGTGACCGCCTATCATACGGCTAAGGGAGAACAGCGGTCGGTCGTCCTGGATGACGGAACGGTCATGGACCTGAATACCGGCACCGATGTGACCGTTCGCATGTGGAAACGTGGCAGACAGGTGGTCGTAGAATCCGGCGAAGTCTATTTCACCGTGGCGCAGGATCCTGCCAGACCGTTTGAAGTACTGGCCTCCGAGGGCCACATTCATGATATCGGGACGCAGTTTGCGGTTTATAAACAGCCGGATCGAGTCGTTGTCTCGGTCGAAAGCGGTGCCGTCAACGTCGAACTCCCTTCAGAAGGAAAAGCCATATCCGCCGGGCATGTATTGAACGCAGGGGAACGGGGAGCGTACGTAACCCATGGCGGCTGGGCGCCGCTTGATACGGTGATGCCGAAGTACGTGGCTGCCTGGCGTCATGGGACATTGCGTTTCGACGGTGTGCCGCTGTCTGAAGCCCTCTCCGAAGTCGAACGCTATTGGCCTGGGCGCGTGCTCCTCGTCGATGCAGCTCTTGGGACGACGCAGATCAGAGGAGTGTTCAACACCCGCAATCTTGCCGAATTCTTTACCGCTCTGCCGAATATCGTGCCGGTCGAGATCGCAAATCGATCGGGCGATATCATCATCAGCCGGCGTTGA
- a CDS encoding O-methyltransferase — translation MPEVIPNPLHDGRAEAVLAKLQAQGDREFKYLAAHGLAGMIRRWMTRRKPDIHWDFLRDKLIPLHPDKCRLAYVLCRSLNAQRVVEFGTSFGVSTIYLAAAVRDNAQSGRRGIVIGTEIEPTKVAAARGNLAEAGLADFVDIREGDALETLKDIGGPGDFLLMDSWTRYARGIIEIVAPQLRPGAIVMADNVGQLPGAYRAYTDYIRNPSNGFRSMLWPYKGGVELSVKVD, via the coding sequence ATGCCCGAGGTCATTCCCAACCCGCTCCATGATGGACGGGCCGAAGCGGTCCTCGCGAAATTGCAGGCGCAGGGCGACCGTGAGTTCAAATATCTCGCGGCGCATGGGCTGGCCGGTATGATTCGTCGGTGGATGACCCGGCGCAAGCCCGACATCCATTGGGATTTTCTCCGTGACAAACTGATTCCGCTGCATCCGGACAAATGCCGGCTGGCCTATGTCCTGTGCCGTTCGTTGAATGCTCAACGAGTCGTAGAATTCGGGACATCATTCGGCGTATCGACGATTTATCTGGCGGCTGCGGTACGCGACAATGCGCAGTCTGGCAGGCGGGGGATCGTCATTGGAACGGAAATCGAGCCGACGAAGGTGGCAGCGGCCCGCGGCAATCTTGCCGAAGCCGGATTAGCGGATTTCGTCGATATCAGAGAGGGCGACGCGCTTGAGACATTGAAGGATATCGGTGGCCCGGGCGATTTTCTCCTCATGGATAGCTGGACGAGATATGCCAGGGGCATCATCGAGATCGTCGCTCCCCAACTGCGGCCCGGTGCCATTGTGATGGCCGATAATGTCGGGCAGTTGCCCGGAGCCTACCGTGCGTATACCGATTACATCCGCAATCCCTCCAATGGGTTCCGCTCGATGCTCTGGCCTTATAAGGGAGGGGTCGAACTCTCGGTCAAGGTGGACTAG
- a CDS encoding PepSY domain-containing protein — translation MLTVSALKRWYFIHKWTSLICTVFLLLLCLTGLPIVFRDELSVWSGEAVEPPEHVTASVPMSLDTMLADARARRPGEQVNVLSLDDEQPAWFVSMGASPATPRGTALFMYDSRTGEFLHDRPLEDGIINFILKLHVEMLAGLPGTLFLGLMGIVFLLSVVSGIVVYGPFMRKLPFGAIRRDGSSRLTWLDLHNLLGIVTVSWVMVVGATGVINALEVPLLSYWQRTELRDMVLSWKNKPASGVTKPVDDIVATAQSAAPDMIVRFVAFPGSRFSTPHHFMVFMRGQTPLTARLLTPLLIDAETARVSDARSLPWYLTMLRVSQPLHFGDYGGLPLKIVWAVLDLITILVLFSGLFLWWKKRQSADDLALAEAFRQLSLQER, via the coding sequence ATGCTCACCGTCTCTGCACTGAAGCGATGGTATTTCATTCATAAATGGACCAGTCTGATTTGTACCGTCTTTCTTCTGCTCCTCTGCTTGACCGGATTACCGATTGTCTTTCGTGATGAACTGTCGGTTTGGTCGGGAGAAGCCGTCGAGCCGCCCGAGCATGTGACGGCGAGCGTGCCAATGAGTCTGGACACGATGCTTGCGGATGCGCGAGCGAGACGTCCGGGCGAGCAGGTGAATGTCCTGTCGCTCGACGACGAACAACCGGCTTGGTTCGTGTCGATGGGGGCGAGCCCTGCCACGCCGCGAGGCACGGCGTTATTCATGTACGATTCACGCACGGGCGAGTTCTTGCACGACCGTCCTCTCGAGGATGGCATAATCAACTTCATCCTGAAATTGCATGTCGAGATGCTGGCCGGCTTGCCGGGCACGCTCTTCCTGGGGCTCATGGGGATCGTATTTCTGTTGTCGGTCGTCTCCGGCATCGTGGTGTATGGGCCGTTCATGCGAAAGCTGCCGTTTGGAGCAATCAGAAGGGATGGGAGCAGTCGATTGACGTGGCTCGACCTGCATAACCTATTGGGGATCGTGACGGTCTCGTGGGTCATGGTCGTGGGAGCCACGGGCGTCATCAATGCGTTGGAGGTTCCGTTGCTCAGTTATTGGCAGCGGACCGAATTGCGCGATATGGTTCTATCGTGGAAAAACAAGCCTGCTTCAGGTGTCACGAAGCCGGTGGATGACATCGTCGCGACGGCACAGTCCGCCGCCCCTGATATGATCGTCCGGTTCGTAGCATTTCCAGGCAGCCGCTTCTCGACGCCGCACCATTTCATGGTATTCATGCGCGGCCAGACTCCATTGACGGCGAGACTGCTCACGCCGCTGCTCATCGACGCCGAGACGGCCCGGGTCAGCGATGCCCGCTCCCTTCCCTGGTATCTCACGATGTTGCGCGTGTCCCAACCATTGCACTTTGGGGATTACGGAGGACTGCCGTTGAAGATCGTCTGGGCGGTCCTCGATCTGATTACGATTCTCGTACTGTTCAGCGGACTGTTTCTTTGGTGGAAGAAACGCCAGTCCGCAGACGATCTGGCGCTCGCAGAAGCCTTTCGGCAACTGTCGCTTCAGGAGCGTTAG
- a CDS encoding RNA polymerase sigma factor: protein MAVFVSSPYDSQGIPQSAEASPSTMATPETTGWTLGEYARYYRELLGFLTARLRCPHEAADMAQETFARALAHDDPAAIRQPRAFLYRIARNLAVDSARKQSIRTRHLIDLTEVEDAPSATPLPDHVLEKEQLRRALDQTILKMPPRRREVFLLYRFGGLSQAEIAEKLDISTSMVERHLMKAMTQCKERLQAFR from the coding sequence ATGGCCGTCTTCGTGTCCTCGCCCTATGATTCGCAGGGTATTCCTCAGTCTGCGGAGGCATCCCCATCGACTATGGCGACACCTGAGACAACAGGCTGGACTCTTGGAGAGTATGCCCGCTACTACCGGGAGCTTCTGGGGTTTCTGACTGCGAGATTGCGCTGTCCACACGAGGCGGCCGATATGGCGCAGGAAACCTTTGCGCGCGCCTTGGCGCACGACGATCCTGCTGCGATCAGGCAACCGAGAGCATTTCTCTATCGAATCGCCCGCAATCTGGCCGTCGACTCTGCACGCAAACAATCGATTCGGACACGGCATCTCATCGATTTGACCGAGGTGGAGGATGCTCCCTCCGCTACCCCGCTGCCGGATCATGTTCTGGAGAAAGAACAACTCCGCCGGGCATTGGACCAGACGATCCTGAAGATGCCTCCGCGCCGGCGCGAGGTATTTCTCTTATACCGGTTTGGTGGATTGAGCCAGGCCGAAATCGCAGAGAAGCTGGATATTTCGACGTCAATGGTCGAGCGCCATCTCATGAAAGCGATGACACAGTGCAAGGAACGGCTGCAAGCATTTCGATGA
- a CDS encoding RNA polymerase sigma factor, which translates to MSALPSLDLEQLFQEHQRDLLAMLRRMVGCQDTAADLAQEAYVRLAHLPASQTIASPKAFLFRTATNLALDHFRREKHRGQKQRSLDEAEKIPTEAPPADQQVYDRQRIASLEVALTNLSERTRSVFVLRRVYGYSYQEIAVQLGISERSVEKHLVKAMTHCQQMCLNEDEPPADDTSGGGDPDDTSLGERV; encoded by the coding sequence ATGAGTGCGTTACCTTCTTTAGATCTCGAACAATTGTTCCAAGAACACCAGCGGGATTTGCTGGCGATGCTCCGGCGCATGGTTGGCTGCCAGGACACGGCTGCCGATCTGGCACAGGAAGCGTACGTGAGGCTCGCGCATCTCCCGGCTTCGCAGACCATTGCATCTCCAAAGGCATTTTTGTTCAGGACGGCAACCAATCTCGCGCTGGACCATTTTCGCAGAGAAAAACACCGGGGGCAGAAGCAACGCTCACTGGATGAGGCCGAGAAGATTCCAACTGAGGCTCCGCCGGCCGATCAGCAAGTGTATGACAGACAGCGGATTGCATCGCTGGAAGTCGCTCTGACGAATTTATCCGAACGGACAAGGTCCGTCTTTGTCTTGCGGAGGGTTTACGGATATTCGTATCAGGAAATCGCCGTGCAGTTGGGCATATCCGAACGGTCCGTCGAGAAACACCTCGTCAAAGCCATGACGCACTGCCAGCAGATGTGTCTCAACGAAGATGAGCCTCCGGCGGATGACACCTCGGGGGGTGGCGATCCCGATGACACGTCTTTAGGAGAGAGGGTATAG
- a CDS encoding DUF4160 domain-containing protein: MPELSRFFGIIIRMYVEVHTGHHTPHFHAYYQEHVAVYGIEPVELIAGSLPQRQQRLVEAWAELHQEELKIDWNRLQGGQKALPIAPLA; this comes from the coding sequence GTGCCTGAACTCAGCCGATTCTTTGGGATCATCATTCGCATGTATGTCGAAGTTCACACTGGGCATCACACACCGCACTTTCATGCCTATTATCAAGAGCATGTCGCCGTGTACGGGATCGAGCCGGTGGAACTGATAGCGGGTTCTCTCCCTCAACGCCAGCAGCGGCTCGTCGAGGCATGGGCCGAACTGCATCAGGAGGAACTGAAGATCGATTGGAACAGGCTACAAGGCGGACAGAAAGCCCTGCCTATTGCACCTCTCGCGTAA
- a CDS encoding TonB-dependent receptor, with protein MMDTISKIAGRILNVTGECPWTITARGVIWMAVSCTWAASAWAQTITFDIPAQPLPSALDAFAEQTHVQMLYKMEAVQGLQSARVSGEFTREEALQTLLQGTGLSFQPGGPNTFTLQPVAAPPIGQPHSNGQKPVKVPEILVKDVRERDNDTKSYVAEEASTATRTDTPIRDVPQSIQVITRKVIEEQRTFRLQDALENVSGVVTNRSSQSLNDAFFVRGFAVNNVYRNGLVDPTNNLNGTDNYSLQRLEVLKGPAAVLYGMGDPSGIINLVTKKPLPDPYYSINATFGNYNFYRSEIDASGPLNAGKTFLYRLNVVGQNAGSFVDYVNRDLVGISPSLTWLMSNRTTLTVEADYFRRWLPRYSGVPALGTVLPNVNGEIPRNRNASLGDFERQDRETMRVGYDLTHQFNNSWAIRNAYRYSVFNEYQLIAANPSTLLPDQRTLMRNGIEDGSVGSVWHKHFHNMFTNLTGRFDLLGMGHNFLAGVEFRQDKTDSSTAVSRRAPNLDLFAPDYSQGLGGITAASLLKDDSKMAGAYLQDLVALLPNFKLLAGIRFDYVHQSINPTASTQQTSDDTAVSPRLGLVYQPIEPVSLYTSWTRGFLPNLPSTFNPTGQLFSPERSTQYEVGMKTFFLDDRVSMSLAWYHLTRENLLTPDPILGPQGFQIQTGEQRSQGIEFDVTASIRSGWNVIASYAYTDAEVTADNNPALLHKRLGMVPYNKATLWSTYYFQEGFLQGFGIGGGIFGYTNRNAAILGPQLNIPGYARIDTALYYNHDLQPGNWLRAKQVNIALNLRNLLDQGYIESANNSTTRLFFGEPRTVLATVGLKF; from the coding sequence ATGATGGACACAATCAGCAAGATCGCAGGACGGATTCTGAATGTAACGGGCGAATGCCCATGGACGATCACCGCGCGTGGAGTGATCTGGATGGCCGTGTCTTGCACGTGGGCGGCGTCTGCATGGGCGCAGACGATCACCTTCGACATTCCAGCGCAGCCGTTACCATCGGCACTTGATGCATTTGCCGAACAGACGCACGTTCAGATGTTGTATAAAATGGAGGCCGTTCAGGGGTTGCAATCCGCCAGGGTGTCCGGCGAGTTCACGAGAGAGGAGGCTCTTCAAACCCTGCTGCAAGGCACGGGATTGTCCTTTCAACCCGGCGGGCCGAATACGTTCACGCTCCAGCCCGTTGCCGCGCCGCCCATTGGCCAACCGCACAGTAATGGCCAGAAACCGGTCAAAGTCCCTGAGATTCTAGTGAAAGACGTGCGGGAACGCGATAACGACACGAAATCCTATGTAGCTGAAGAAGCGAGCACGGCGACCAGAACGGATACACCGATCAGAGATGTACCGCAGTCGATCCAGGTGATTACGCGAAAGGTAATCGAAGAGCAGCGGACGTTTCGCTTGCAGGATGCTCTAGAAAATGTGTCCGGCGTTGTGACCAACCGGAGTTCACAGAGTCTTAATGATGCTTTTTTTGTTCGCGGCTTCGCGGTTAACAATGTGTATCGTAATGGGCTCGTCGATCCAACCAATAATCTCAACGGTACGGACAACTACAGTCTTCAGCGTCTAGAGGTGCTAAAAGGTCCGGCGGCAGTGCTCTATGGCATGGGCGATCCGAGCGGGATCATCAACCTCGTTACGAAAAAACCGTTGCCAGACCCGTACTATTCCATCAATGCGACTTTCGGCAATTACAACTTCTATCGCAGTGAGATCGATGCGAGTGGGCCTCTCAATGCTGGCAAGACGTTCCTATACCGGCTTAACGTTGTCGGCCAGAATGCCGGTAGCTTCGTTGATTATGTTAATCGGGACCTCGTCGGGATCTCGCCCTCTTTGACCTGGTTGATGAGCAATCGGACAACCCTGACAGTTGAAGCGGATTACTTTAGGCGATGGCTTCCTCGGTACAGCGGTGTCCCGGCGCTGGGAACAGTTTTGCCGAATGTGAACGGAGAAATTCCTCGCAACCGCAATGCGTCGCTGGGCGATTTTGAGCGGCAAGATAGGGAAACGATGCGCGTGGGGTATGACCTCACGCATCAATTCAACAATAGTTGGGCGATTCGAAACGCTTATAGATATTCGGTGTTCAACGAATATCAACTCATTGCCGCCAACCCGTCCACGCTACTTCCCGATCAACGTACATTGATGCGCAACGGCATAGAAGACGGGTCAGTCGGATCGGTCTGGCATAAGCATTTTCACAACATGTTTACGAATCTAACCGGCCGATTCGACTTGTTGGGTATGGGACACAACTTTCTCGCTGGCGTAGAATTTCGACAAGACAAGACCGATTCAAGTACGGCTGTCTCAAGGCGGGCTCCAAATCTGGATCTGTTTGCACCAGACTATTCTCAAGGATTGGGCGGAATCACCGCTGCCTCTCTCTTGAAAGATGACAGTAAAATGGCTGGTGCCTATCTTCAGGATTTGGTCGCGCTGCTGCCCAATTTCAAATTGTTGGCAGGGATTCGTTTTGATTATGTGCACCAGAGCATCAACCCGACTGCGAGTACTCAACAAACGTCCGACGACACCGCCGTAAGTCCCCGCTTGGGCTTGGTCTATCAACCGATCGAACCGGTATCGCTCTACACGTCTTGGACCCGGGGCTTTCTTCCCAATCTGCCATCTACCTTCAATCCAACTGGACAGTTGTTCAGTCCCGAAAGATCCACTCAGTACGAAGTCGGTATGAAGACGTTTTTCCTGGACGATCGAGTTTCGATGTCACTGGCTTGGTACCACTTGACGAGAGAAAATTTGTTGACGCCCGATCCGATTCTGGGTCCGCAAGGGTTTCAAATACAGACCGGTGAACAGCGGAGCCAGGGGATCGAATTCGATGTGACTGCCAGCATCAGGAGCGGTTGGAATGTAATCGCCAGTTACGCATATACCGATGCAGAAGTGACTGCAGATAATAATCCGGCTTTATTGCACAAACGTCTAGGCATGGTTCCCTATAACAAAGCAACGCTGTGGTCTACTTATTATTTCCAGGAGGGGTTTCTACAAGGATTCGGTATAGGCGGAGGCATCTTTGGATACACCAACCGCAACGCAGCGATCTTGGGACCGCAACTCAATATTCCGGGATATGCCCGTATAGACACCGCGTTATACTACAACCACGATCTGCAACCTGGAAATTGGCTCCGCGCGAAACAGGTCAACATTGCCCTAAATCTCCGCAATCTTTTGGACCAAGGCTACATTGAATCGGCAAACAATTCGACGACGCGATTGTTCTTCGGCGAACCGCGTACAGTCCTGGCCACCGTTGGATTGAAGTTTTAA
- a CDS encoding TonB-dependent receptor plug domain-containing protein, whose translation MIRTKQILLSFLPFLMVAGLVGCTTTQADVEQAADQHSQTASQRNPCELPKTERTYVEPCTSFTSRNPDTPIKDIPGSVQVINRDLIEDQRALRIGDALRNVSGVQGGGGR comes from the coding sequence ATGATCCGGACCAAACAGATACTTCTCTCGTTTCTCCCGTTTCTAATGGTCGCCGGTCTGGTTGGCTGTACAACGACGCAGGCAGATGTGGAGCAGGCCGCCGATCAGCATTCCCAAACGGCTTCGCAGCGGAACCCTTGCGAGCTGCCAAAGACCGAGCGGACCTATGTTGAGCCTTGTACGTCTTTCACCTCACGCAACCCTGATACTCCAATCAAGGACATCCCCGGCTCCGTTCAGGTCATCAATCGGGACTTGATCGAGGATCAACGGGCCTTGCGTATCGGTGATGCCCTTCGCAATGTCAGCGGTGTGCAAGGCGGTGGAGGCCGGTGA
- a CDS encoding PepSY domain-containing protein — translation MRAIGVVIHRWAGLLTALFLLVSGLTGAVISWDHEIDEWLNDHLFDVSTTGRAIPYLELAARIEAADQRVRVTNIPLQTESGHSLLFGVQPRVDSQTEKLYKVGYNQVFLDPVTGKELGRREWGAVAVDREHLMAFLYRLHYTLHIPNFAGQNRWGQWFMGGVAIIWLLDCFVALAISFPDWQRWRRSFVVRHGSRYQLNFDFHRAGGLWTWGILLILAVSAVYLNLAREIVRPAVAAVTTVTPNPFDLRKQRPLNQPIEPTIDYGTVITKAEREAKQKGWREPIGGVSYNARYGIYQVRFFQPENDHGSGGFGVRRLYFDGSDGAYLGEHIPGSGTAGDIFLQLQFPLHSGRIAGIPGRIFISLMGLVVAGLSVTGVVIWLKRHGRLAIVSAALSKTSPRPLVQR, via the coding sequence ATGCGCGCTATAGGTGTCGTCATTCACCGTTGGGCAGGGCTGTTGACTGCCCTGTTCCTGCTCGTTTCGGGGCTGACCGGTGCGGTGATCTCCTGGGACCACGAGATTGACGAATGGCTCAACGACCATCTCTTTGACGTCTCCACGACAGGCCGCGCGATCCCCTATCTTGAGTTGGCCGCGCGCATCGAGGCCGCAGACCAGCGGGTGCGCGTCACCAACATCCCACTGCAAACAGAGTCCGGTCATTCCCTATTGTTCGGCGTCCAACCGCGCGTGGACTCTCAAACCGAGAAACTGTACAAGGTCGGGTACAACCAGGTCTTTCTCGATCCGGTCACGGGGAAAGAACTCGGCCGCCGCGAGTGGGGTGCGGTTGCCGTGGACCGCGAACATCTCATGGCATTTCTCTACCGCCTGCATTACACGCTGCACATTCCCAACTTTGCCGGGCAGAATCGCTGGGGCCAGTGGTTCATGGGTGGCGTCGCCATCATCTGGCTGCTCGATTGCTTTGTCGCGCTGGCCATTTCGTTTCCAGACTGGCAACGCTGGCGGCGATCCTTTGTGGTTCGTCACGGGAGCCGCTATCAATTGAATTTCGATTTCCATCGGGCAGGCGGATTGTGGACCTGGGGCATTCTGTTGATTCTGGCCGTAAGCGCGGTGTATTTGAATCTCGCGCGGGAAATCGTTCGCCCCGCCGTGGCAGCGGTGACGACGGTGACACCGAATCCATTTGACCTTCGGAAGCAGCGTCCACTCAATCAGCCGATCGAGCCAACCATTGACTATGGGACGGTCATCACCAAGGCCGAGCGGGAGGCCAAACAGAAAGGCTGGCGGGAACCGATCGGGGGAGTGTCCTACAATGCCCGTTATGGGATCTACCAGGTGAGATTCTTTCAGCCTGAAAACGATCACGGGTCGGGAGGGTTTGGGGTACGAAGACTCTACTTCGATGGTTCGGACGGCGCCTATCTGGGTGAGCATATTCCCGGCAGCGGTACGGCAGGCGACATATTTCTTCAGCTTCAATTTCCGCTCCACAGCGGCCGCATTGCCGGCATCCCTGGCCGCATTTTCATTTCCCTGATGGGTTTGGTCGTGGCAGGTTTGTCGGTCACCGGCGTCGTCATCTGGCTCAAACGGCACGGCAGGCTGGCCATAGTGAGCGCAGCGCTTAGTAAGACTTCGCCCCGCCCGCTCGTCCAGCGGTAG
- a CDS encoding DUF2442 domain-containing protein, with translation MHHPIHHVQAVEIVGPYTLRVQFEDRTEQVINFRPVLAGELLGPLRNEEIFNQVRIDPEVRTLVWPNGADFDPATLHDWPAHQAALVRRAREWERVSA, from the coding sequence ATGCACCACCCGATTCATCACGTTCAAGCCGTCGAGATTGTCGGACCCTATACCTTGCGTGTACAGTTTGAGGACCGGACGGAACAGGTAATTAATTTCCGGCCTGTGCTCGCCGGGGAGCTGCTCGGACCGCTGCGGAATGAAGAGATCTTCAATCAAGTCCGTATTGACCCCGAGGTACGCACACTCGTATGGCCAAACGGAGCCGATTTTGATCCGGCCACGCTGCACGACTGGCCTGCCCACCAAGCTGCGCTGGTACGTCGCGCGCGCGAGTGGGAGCGGGTTTCTGCCTAG